One region of Flavobacterium sp. KACC 22763 genomic DNA includes:
- the ygiD gene encoding 4,5-DOPA dioxygenase extradiol, protein MTTLNDLHSISSTFSNTDKMPVLFLGHGSPMNAIEENQFVTGFRNLAKTLPQPNAILCVSAHWFTKGTKVTSMEMPRTIHDFGGFPQALFDVQYPAKGSPELAVETKKLLDPVMVELDEHWGLDHGAWSVIKHLYPNADVPVIQLSIDYTKSGQYHFELAQKLQALRYKGVLIIGSGNIVHNLRMVDFRNFDKDNYGYDWAIEARETVNNYLLDGNFEPLIDFEKMNKAVQLAVPTPEHYLPLLYTLGLKDKTDDLSLFNDKLLAGSLSMTSVKLM, encoded by the coding sequence ATGACAACACTAAACGACTTACATTCGATTTCATCGACGTTTTCGAATACAGATAAAATGCCAGTTCTGTTTTTGGGACACGGCAGCCCAATGAATGCTATTGAAGAAAATCAGTTTGTGACTGGTTTTCGCAATTTGGCTAAAACATTACCACAACCCAACGCTATTTTATGCGTCTCGGCGCACTGGTTTACAAAAGGAACAAAAGTGACTTCTATGGAAATGCCAAGAACCATTCATGATTTTGGAGGATTTCCGCAAGCACTTTTTGATGTGCAATATCCAGCAAAAGGAAGTCCAGAATTGGCAGTTGAAACCAAAAAGCTTTTAGACCCTGTTATGGTCGAATTAGACGAGCATTGGGGATTAGACCACGGCGCTTGGAGCGTCATTAAACATTTGTATCCAAATGCAGATGTTCCTGTAATTCAATTGAGCATCGATTATACCAAATCGGGGCAATATCATTTCGAATTGGCTCAAAAACTGCAGGCACTACGCTATAAAGGCGTTTTAATCATCGGAAGCGGCAATATTGTGCACAATCTAAGAATGGTCGATTTTAGAAATTTTGATAAAGATAATTACGGCTACGATTGGGCAATTGAAGCACGAGAAACGGTAAATAATTATTTGCTTGATGGAAATTTTGAGCCTTTAATAGATTTCGAAAAAATGAATAAAGCTGTTCAATTGGCGGTTCCAACGCCAGAACATTATCTTCCGTTATTATATACTTTAGGTCTGAAAGATAAAACAGACGATTTAAGCCTGTTTAATGATAAGTTATTGGCAGGTTCATTAAGTATGACCTCAGTAAAACTCATGTAA